In Acidisarcina polymorpha, the DNA window CCTCCAAGCGAGATTGCGGCCGAAAGGTGATGGCGACTCAGACCAGTCGTAGATCACGTCGGCCAATTGATTGAAGGCGAGACAGTCAAAGCGTTCGTTCCAGAGCATCGCTGGTCCTGAAGTGAAGCCATCGAGCAAACGCTGTACGTCTCGGAGTTCCTCGCCCCTACCTTGTTCAGTCTTCGCGATCTCTTTACCGGCTAAGGACCGAAAATAAGCAGTATCCGAGTGCGAAAGACGCAAGGCCTGCGCTATGCGCTCTATGACCTCCTTGGAGACTTGGGTATCCCGGCTTTGTTCAAGCCACGTATACCAAGCCAACCCAACTTGAGCCAAGGAGGCAACTTCCTCTCGCCGCAGTCCAGGGGTCCTCCGCCGCAGTCCCCCTGCCAAGCCTACTGTTTCCGGCTGGATCATCGACCGTCGTGTACGAAGGAATCTCGCCAACTCGACCTTCCGGGCGTT includes these proteins:
- a CDS encoding helix-turn-helix transcriptional regulator, whose amino-acid sequence is MDDNARKVELARFLRTRRSMIQPETVGLAGGLRRRTPGLRREEVASLAQVGLAWYTWLEQSRDTQVSKEVIERIAQALRLSHSDTAYFRSLAGKEIAKTEQGRGEELRDVQRLLDGFTSGPAMLWNERFDCLAFNQLADVIYDWSESPSPFGRNLAWRNFMDPARIGFYDERVLRSGVGLLRVRYAKHIGEPGFELLIATLLESSTTFRRFWNEQQTASLDPLSFDIAHPRFGTLRLRSIRALYPALPESTLAFVSPDDKATEDVFRNIDSLCGRRRD